In Ostrea edulis chromosome 6, xbOstEdul1.1, whole genome shotgun sequence, a single window of DNA contains:
- the LOC125659304 gene encoding uncharacterized protein LOC125659304: MGIQDILTVMDLLRTLPATSVVNEASFNQMKMTKTNRRQRLSNKHLDDCMVIQLESTDILNFDPTEAINKWMTSSKQPRRLTYARSTCNKNSEQQDEDIMIQEVTQDEEPRNTTVAESDPETADDCDYETDCDSDNEQTEDFNDRAIEQTVHEMEIEINY, translated from the exons ATGGGCATCCAGGACATTCTAACTGTTATGGACTTACTGCGTACACTCCCTGCCACTTCTGTTGTCAATGAGGCCTCCTTCAACCAGATGAAAATGACCAAGACAAACAGGAGACAGCGTTTGAGTAACAAGCACCTTGATGATTGCATGGTTATTCAGCTGGAGTCGACTGATATTTTGAACTTTGATCCAACAGAAGCAATTAATAAATGGATG ACATCAAGTAAGCAGCCAAGAAGATTGACCTACGCTAGATCTACTTGCAACAAGAACAGCGAACAACAAGACGAAGACATTATGATTCAGGAAGTGACACAGGATGAGGAACCTAGGAATACAACAGTTGCTGAATCGGACCCTGAGACTGCAGATGACTGTGACTACGAGACGGACTGCGACTCTGACAACGAACAGACAGAAGACTTTAATGACAGAGCAATTGAACAAACTGTGCATGAAatggaaatagaaataaattattaG